One Leptospirales bacterium DNA segment encodes these proteins:
- a CDS encoding NAD-dependent epimerase/dehydratase family protein — MNIFLTGASGFIGGAIAAKLRGGHRLLALSRSEKSDASIATLGAVPLRGQLGAIRPDDLRGIDVVIHCAAYVQQYGPREAFQQVTIEGTRQLLEAARAAGVRRFLHVSSEAALFVGQDMIDIDEEYPYPQRQRFLYSWSKAEAEKLVRAANEDGVFETICLRPRLVWGPGDQTVLPALVDMVRKGSFAWMDGGRARTSVTHIYNFVHAIELALQRGKGGSVYFITDDESMTFREFLTRLMATRGVQAPQRSMPSWLARASAAALESIYALRGAAAAPPLTRFAAAIMSASCTIRIDRARRELGYAPVLSVEQGLKLLAEEQAA; from the coding sequence TTGAACATCTTCCTGACCGGCGCCTCCGGATTTATCGGCGGCGCGATTGCCGCAAAATTGCGCGGCGGACATCGACTGTTGGCCCTTTCGCGCTCTGAAAAGAGCGACGCCAGTATCGCGACCCTGGGCGCCGTCCCGTTGCGCGGCCAGCTGGGCGCAATCCGACCTGACGATCTGCGCGGGATTGATGTCGTCATCCATTGCGCCGCCTACGTCCAGCAGTACGGTCCGCGCGAGGCCTTCCAGCAAGTTACCATCGAGGGCACAAGGCAATTGCTGGAGGCGGCCAGAGCGGCCGGCGTGCGACGCTTTTTGCACGTCAGCAGCGAGGCGGCGCTCTTTGTCGGGCAGGACATGATCGACATTGACGAGGAATACCCCTATCCCCAGCGCCAGCGCTTCCTCTACTCCTGGTCCAAGGCCGAGGCCGAGAAACTGGTCCGCGCTGCCAATGAAGACGGCGTCTTTGAAACCATCTGCCTGCGGCCAAGACTGGTCTGGGGACCCGGCGATCAGACGGTGCTGCCGGCGCTGGTGGATATGGTTCGCAAGGGGAGCTTTGCCTGGATGGACGGCGGCCGGGCCCGCACCTCCGTCACGCACATATATAACTTTGTTCACGCAATTGAGCTGGCGCTGCAGCGCGGCAAGGGCGGCAGCGTCTACTTCATCACCGACGATGAATCGATGACCTTTCGCGAATTTCTTACGCGCTTGATGGCCACGCGCGGAGTGCAGGCGCCGCAGCGGTCGATGCCCTCCTGGCTGGCGCGCGCCAGCGCCGCCGCGCTGGAATCAATCTATGCCCTGCGCGGGGCCGCGGCCGCGCCGCCTTTGACGCGCTTCGCCGCGGCAATCATGTCCGCCAGCTGCACAATTCGAATTGATCGCGCCAGGCGGGAGCTGGGCTATGCGCCTGTTCTCAGCGTGGAGCAAGGACTGAAACTTCTGGCAGAGGAGCAAGCAGCATGA
- a CDS encoding magnesium transporter CorA family protein has product MRVRLLSANQQLECPEPAELPEIETYEPGWLHITTNNEFKLETALAPFRIHPLTIEDIMNPMTRIKKEKFEHYVFFIFRAFRLEGHTLQALNFYFILLNRLVITITVDDRNTIDDLWKNADIARGLLQRGPEYLVHRILDTETDRVMAIIHQLEDRVDFFEDSVYMEDLEIPITEVFNYKGILQHIKRAILSHREIFENLMRIDGFDPDALVFFRDVNDHSIRIIEGVDSIVESISSAIEAYMALSTRRTNEVVKILTTLTAILLPVSLIAGIYGMNFEFIPGGRSPYGFALTVGGMGLLGAGLFYVFRRLKWI; this is encoded by the coding sequence ATGCGCGTCCGATTGCTGAGCGCCAACCAACAGCTGGAGTGCCCTGAGCCCGCCGAGCTTCCGGAAATCGAGACCTATGAGCCTGGCTGGTTGCATATCACAACCAATAACGAATTCAAGCTGGAGACCGCCCTCGCCCCCTTTCGCATCCACCCGCTGACCATCGAGGACATTATGAACCCGATGACGCGGATCAAGAAAGAGAAGTTCGAACACTATGTTTTTTTTATCTTTCGGGCCTTTCGACTGGAGGGGCACACGCTGCAGGCCTTGAATTTCTATTTTATTTTGCTGAATCGATTGGTGATCACCATAACCGTCGATGATCGCAATACCATCGATGATCTCTGGAAGAACGCAGACATTGCCCGCGGACTCTTGCAGCGCGGTCCGGAATATCTGGTGCATCGCATCCTGGATACCGAAACAGACCGCGTGATGGCCATCATTCATCAGCTTGAGGATCGCGTTGATTTCTTTGAAGACTCCGTGTATATGGAGGATCTGGAAATCCCCATTACCGAAGTATTCAATTACAAGGGGATCCTGCAGCATATCAAGCGAGCGATTCTCAGTCATCGCGAAATTTTTGAGAACTTGATGCGCATCGACGGATTCGATCCGGATGCGCTGGTCTTTTTTCGCGACGTCAACGACCACTCGATACGCATTATTGAAGGCGTGGATAGCATAGTCGAGTCGATCTCGTCTGCGATCGAGGCCTACATGGCGCTTTCCACGCGGCGCACCAATGAAGTCGTTAAAATTCTCACCACGCTCACCGCCATATTGCTGCCGGTCTCATTGATAGCTGGCATTTACGGAATGAACTTTGAATTCATTCCTGGCGGACGTAGCCCGTATGGTTTTGCACTGACGGTCGGCGGCATGGGTCTTCTGGGCGCCGGACTCTTTTATGTTTTCCGGAGGCTGAAGTGGATTTGA
- a CDS encoding SRPBCC domain-containing protein: MKSHLSLLLLTMSAVMAFGAQCATIETKIEIEAPRAAVWQQLHDTEHYPDWNPFIRSLSGEWKQGETLNATIQPVGKSAMSFSPEVLEVEEQSVLEWRGRLAGIPGLFTGQHRFELVELGPARTELRQSEHFSGCLVPLFDLTPTEQGFHAMNRAIKERAEEQFRRRP, translated from the coding sequence ATGAAGTCCCACTTGTCCCTTCTTTTGCTGACGATGAGCGCCGTGATGGCATTTGGCGCACAATGCGCAACAATCGAAACGAAAATTGAGATTGAGGCGCCGCGCGCGGCGGTCTGGCAGCAATTGCACGATACAGAACACTACCCGGACTGGAACCCCTTCATTCGCTCTCTGAGCGGCGAATGGAAGCAGGGTGAAACATTGAACGCTACGATTCAACCCGTTGGCAAGTCGGCGATGAGCTTCTCGCCTGAAGTTCTGGAGGTCGAAGAGCAGAGCGTCCTGGAATGGCGTGGAAGATTGGCCGGCATCCCGGGACTGTTTACCGGTCAGCATCGCTTTGAGCTGGTGGAGCTTGGTCCGGCGCGCACCGAGTTGCGCCAATCGGAACATTTCTCCGGCTGCCTGGTTCCGCTCTTTGACCTGACGCCCACCGAACAGGGTTTCCATGCCATGAATCGCGCCATCAAGGAGCGAGCAGAAGAGCAATTTCGTCGGCGGCCTTAG
- a CDS encoding DUF427 domain-containing protein yields MNQPEHYAEFKTVAGDFHAEFQGKVIARSNAVCALQEFHPSYEFPPVYYFPRASIDFGMFTGNERHTSCPIKGEASYWDLPEATDVMWGYERPLPAAAPVKDHFAFDQSRGVALFRDGTPIEPIAIRKK; encoded by the coding sequence ATGAATCAGCCAGAACACTACGCAGAGTTTAAAACGGTGGCAGGGGATTTTCACGCCGAATTTCAGGGCAAAGTAATTGCCCGAAGCAACGCAGTCTGCGCCCTGCAGGAATTTCATCCATCGTATGAGTTTCCGCCGGTCTACTATTTCCCCAGGGCATCGATTGATTTCGGCATGTTCACTGGCAATGAACGACATACCAGTTGTCCGATCAAAGGCGAGGCTTCCTACTGGGATCTGCCGGAGGCGACGGATGTGATGTGGGGCTATGAGCGGCCGTTGCCCGCGGCGGCGCCAGTCAAAGATCACTTCGCTTTCGATCAGAGTCGCGGCGTTGCCCTGTTCAGGGACGGGACGCCGATCGAACCAATTGCCATTCGCAAAAAATAA
- a CDS encoding formylglycine-generating enzyme family protein: MKPAAAKNRSQSVAGAALFGLLASLSLLLSCGILRNGAPDCDDIAIPEDMRCIPAGAFTRGSDRQSRDEDTQKPIHDEAPVARIEMSAYLMDVREVAYPEYQQCVQAGVCSYAHPNYRHYDGPRQPMVGLTWFQARDYCRWRGKRLPSEAEWEKAARGPDGELYPWGNEPATCQRAIIQESGEKGCGTGRTWDVQSRPVYRYGLYDMAGNSWEWVNDWYSHSYAECGAACLGRDPRGPCNGADVCPGYSEKIVRGGSWWWDGEYAAGSNRRPHFPANHPFHHFGFRCARDLNLPNQGS, encoded by the coding sequence ATGAAGCCGGCAGCAGCAAAGAATCGATCTCAATCAGTCGCCGGCGCAGCTTTGTTCGGCCTGCTGGCTTCACTTTCGCTCCTGCTATCCTGCGGCATCCTGCGCAACGGCGCGCCCGATTGCGATGACATTGCGATTCCGGAGGACATGCGCTGTATTCCGGCCGGGGCCTTTACGCGCGGCAGCGATCGCCAATCCAGAGACGAGGATACTCAGAAGCCCATTCACGATGAGGCGCCTGTTGCGCGCATCGAGATGAGCGCCTACTTGATGGATGTCCGCGAAGTCGCCTATCCTGAATACCAGCAATGCGTGCAGGCAGGCGTATGCAGCTACGCACATCCCAACTATCGTCACTACGACGGGCCGCGTCAGCCGATGGTCGGGCTCACCTGGTTCCAGGCGCGCGACTACTGTCGCTGGCGGGGCAAGCGATTGCCCAGCGAAGCGGAATGGGAAAAGGCGGCGCGCGGACCGGATGGGGAACTCTACCCCTGGGGCAATGAACCGGCGACCTGCCAGCGCGCCATCATTCAGGAAAGCGGGGAGAAGGGCTGTGGAACCGGCCGAACCTGGGACGTCCAGTCCAGACCCGTCTATCGTTACGGCCTGTACGATATGGCCGGCAATTCCTGGGAGTGGGTTAATGATTGGTACTCACATAGTTATGCTGAATGTGGCGCCGCCTGTCTGGGACGGGATCCGCGCGGACCTTGCAATGGGGCCGACGTCTGTCCGGGCTATTCTGAGAAAATCGTCCGCGGCGGTTCGTGGTGGTGGGACGGGGAGTATGCCGCAGGCAGCAACCGGCGGCCGCATTTCCCGGCCAACCATCCCTTCCACCATTTTGGATTTCGCTGTGCGCGCGACTTGAACCTTCCAAACCAGGGCTCGTGA
- a CDS encoding right-handed parallel beta-helix repeat-containing protein — MVKGIRMQRGSRKMLSRSAAAVLVGATLQFGCLGSFSSSPPYSLLLALASGGSVLNVDVRYLVGSGLQIQNAATGELVSVSSDGLAPFSQSQLGQDYSLSVTSQPASPAQTCSFVGAASGTLDQAVTAQLECSAAVSSVQPPLPGILATSQDIVVRFNRSMTAGSCILGGATTLTPAPAGYVWSSSKYANDTLTLQNGPWSIFTSAPGRTLELVGCLDADSLPPVANPIVSGVFVFNPTHVHYVTPSGSDATGDGLSPATAMATIDNAIADLTGGVGCAIGPNLCVVLVGAASGGSTYVQTASMANFVAVVGGYSTDFTVNNPIQYATILRDPGGCTLGLNLANDPCATVRFTDNLNASAAIQGFTIQGPESATYSAAVSMRDGGTVLYNTIQGAAAGGTVAGVFAGANTGLGGATIRNNTILGGGSSSTTSIGVMIWNPLGPDVAVQDNVINGGQGATTNGIRVAGVSRALMARNIVYSGGDSGGGATAYGIYIAGLPTNTTRIINNVIVGGRSDGTSALSAGIGLVNTGALVTIYHNTVVALSAAGQSYAIENQAPVVTPSNPDVRNNILHAGQVCFLEAQAIANAATFSYNDLICTTALYRRVVPATDFTTPAALGGAGFPFNVTDAPAYNNTSDLFTGFQLTASAPCSVVKGGDPALIGTVTVDRLNVARTGAAPAAAGVGPSMGAYEQENGCI, encoded by the coding sequence CAGTTCTCCGCCCTACAGTCTCCTGCTGGCGCTGGCCAGCGGCGGCAGCGTGCTGAACGTCGACGTCCGCTACCTGGTGGGCTCGGGTCTGCAGATACAAAACGCAGCGACGGGCGAGCTTGTCAGCGTCAGCAGCGATGGCCTGGCCCCCTTTTCGCAATCTCAGCTTGGTCAGGACTACAGCCTGAGCGTTACGTCGCAGCCGGCCAGCCCGGCCCAGACCTGCAGTTTCGTCGGCGCTGCCAGCGGGACCCTGGATCAAGCCGTGACTGCGCAGCTGGAGTGTTCGGCTGCGGTAAGCTCTGTGCAGCCTCCCTTGCCTGGCATTCTGGCCACTTCCCAGGACATTGTTGTGCGCTTCAATCGCTCGATGACAGCAGGCAGTTGCATACTTGGCGGCGCGACGACCTTAACGCCGGCGCCAGCCGGCTATGTCTGGAGCAGCAGCAAATACGCAAACGATACGCTGACGTTGCAAAATGGTCCATGGTCGATCTTCACTTCCGCTCCCGGACGCACCCTGGAACTGGTTGGCTGCCTGGATGCAGACAGTTTGCCGCCTGTTGCAAATCCGATTGTAAGCGGCGTTTTTGTCTTTAATCCGACTCACGTTCACTATGTTACTCCCTCGGGCAGCGATGCGACTGGCGATGGACTCTCGCCGGCAACGGCAATGGCTACTATCGATAACGCCATCGCCGATTTGACCGGCGGCGTAGGTTGTGCGATTGGACCAAACCTGTGTGTTGTTCTGGTCGGCGCGGCAAGCGGCGGCTCCACCTACGTGCAGACGGCCAGCATGGCCAATTTTGTGGCCGTGGTTGGCGGTTACAGCACTGATTTCACGGTCAACAACCCCATCCAATATGCAACAATCCTGAGAGATCCGGGCGGCTGCACGCTTGGCTTGAATTTGGCAAATGATCCCTGCGCCACAGTGCGCTTTACCGACAACCTGAATGCCAGTGCAGCGATTCAAGGTTTCACCATTCAAGGTCCAGAAAGCGCCACCTACAGCGCTGCAGTTTCAATGCGCGATGGCGGGACAGTACTCTATAATACAATTCAGGGAGCTGCTGCCGGCGGCACCGTAGCCGGCGTCTTTGCCGGCGCGAACACCGGGTTGGGAGGCGCCACCATCCGCAACAATACGATCCTCGGCGGCGGAAGCTCATCAACAACGTCCATTGGCGTCATGATCTGGAATCCCCTTGGCCCGGATGTAGCCGTGCAGGATAACGTCATCAATGGCGGCCAGGGAGCTACTACCAATGGCATTCGAGTGGCTGGCGTCTCGCGCGCCTTGATGGCGCGCAACATAGTTTACAGCGGAGGCGACAGCGGCGGCGGCGCGACAGCCTATGGCATCTATATCGCGGGCTTGCCGACGAATACTACGCGCATCATAAACAATGTGATCGTCGGCGGTCGCAGCGACGGAACGAGCGCGCTATCCGCTGGCATTGGATTGGTAAACACAGGCGCTTTGGTCACGATCTACCACAATACCGTGGTCGCCCTGAGCGCCGCAGGCCAGAGCTACGCCATAGAGAATCAGGCGCCGGTGGTCACTCCCAGTAATCCTGACGTGCGCAACAATATTTTGCACGCCGGGCAGGTGTGCTTTCTGGAGGCGCAGGCGATTGCCAATGCGGCTACCTTCAGCTACAATGATTTGATCTGCACTACGGCCCTTTATCGGCGTGTGGTTCCTGCTACCGACTTCACAACGCCGGCGGCGCTGGGCGGCGCCGGATTTCCGTTTAATGTGACAGATGCCCCGGCATATAATAACACCAGCGATCTGTTCACCGGCTTCCAGCTCACGGCCTCGGCGCCCTGCAGTGTGGTGAAAGGCGGCGACCCGGCCTTGATCGGAACAGTTACCGTCGATCGTCTCAATGTTGCGCGCACTGGCGCCGCGCCGGCTGCCGCCGGCGTCGGCCCGAGTATGGGCGCTTACGAGCAAGAGAACGGCTGCATTTAG